The DNA segment GTAGATCCTCCCGGCGGAAGACCTCCCGCTCACGAATTTATGCTCATTCTTTCTGGCTGGGATTTGGAAGACAAGGGGAGAAATGATATCTTTTCCTGGAACGGTATGGCCGGGTTTTACGATCGGTATCCGATCAAAGTTCCCGTGGGTCAAAAGGTAAGACTTTATATCGCCAATCTTTGTGAATACGAACCCGTAGCTTCCTTTCACTTACACGCTCAAACCTTTGATGTATTTCGAACCGGAACGAGACTGACTCCGGATGATCACACGGACGTAGTTACCCTCGGACAAACCGAACGGGTCCTTATCGAATTCACTCTTCCGAAAAGAGGAAGATATATGTTTCATCCTCATCAGACAAAGATGGCGGAAAACGGAGCGATGGGCTGGATCGTCGCTGTGTGACGTCTAACGTATTGGGGAGAATGTTTTGAAAGAAAAAATTCTATTTGTTTTTGTTTTGATTTTTGGAATCGGGCTTGGATTTTTCGGTTGGAAAGAATGGAGATCCAAATCCAATTCTCAGGAGCCGGTGTTCGTTTCCGAATGGTCTACTTCTTCTTTAAAAGATACGAACAATCAAGAGATCGTTCTCGGTAAAATTCCCGGAAAGTTAAAACTTGTTTATTTCGGATTTTCGCACTGTCCAGATATGTGTCCGAGAGCCTTGTTGGATATGTCTGCGGCTGTTCAAGAACTGGGGAGTTTGGGAAAGGATCTAACTCCGATTTTTATCAGTGTGGATCCGGAAAGAGATTCGCCCGAATTACTTTCAAAATATATAAAGCAGTTTCCGGGTAAACGATTGATCGCATTGACCGGTGATAAATCTCGATTGGATTCTCTTCAGTCCGCCTTCGGTGCGATTTCCAAAAAAGTCAGCGCCCCTCAGTTAGAAGGAGGATATACGGTGGATCATACCGTCTTTCTTTATGTCGTGGACGAGCAGAATAGAATCATCGCAACCTATCCCGGCAACACTGACGGCAAAATTCTCGCTAAAGAAATCCGAAGATTTTTGTAAGATACGAATTTTTGAATCGGTTTTTAAACTGAGATCGTTTGGGTCTCGGTGAAATCTTTCATTCTGTAAAAAACAGATGTCCCCTGTGATATCCGGGGGCGGACTTAAAGTCCCTTGCAAGCAGAATTTTTCGGAAAGATTGTTTGTCGGAACAATTATAAATTTCTCGTTTTCATTTCGCTCTCGTCGATTTCGAATTTTGTGGGAACTCCAGCATTCTAATCTGTGTGTGAATTCCAAAGCGCCGTTTTTGAAATCTCGTTCATTGGGAAGAAGGAGATTTTTCATAAAAAGCGAAGACCACTGCGCCCAAAATTAAAAGAAAGCTGACTGCGTGATTCCACTTGATTTTTTCTTTTAGAACGAGAGAAGCAAAAACGATAAAGATCGAGATTGTAATTACTTCCTGGAGAATTTTGAGTTGAAACGCGCTGTATCCTTCTTCTCCATAGCCGATTCGATTTGCGGGAACCATGAGAATGTATTCAAAAAGCGCGATTCCCCAGCTCAAAAAAATTGTAAGAGGAAGGCTCCAACCGTGAAAGAACTTGAGATGTCCATACCAAGCAAAGGTCATAAATAAATTGGAACAGAGCAGGAGTAGGAAGGTTTTCATAAGAATACGGTCTTACGAGATCCGTTTCGCGACAATCTGATTTTAACCGCAGATTTCTTTTGACTCGGCCGTTTTAGGATCGATCCAGATTGGATTGAATTTTAGAATTCGAACGATTTCCACAATCCCCGAATGAATTTTGTTTATTGCAAACATCCGTTTAAAAAAAAGAAACCCCGGGACTTTCGTCCCGGGTGTGAATGTGGGTTTTAGACTTCAGGTAAGTATAACGCGGGCTATCAAAGCCGTTGGGATTTTTCGAATCCTTATGAGAATTCCGCCGGGTAACGCAGGACAGGTAGACCCGGCGGATCAAATCGATTACTCGGAGCGAACCTCTATTTTTTTTGTAAGAGGTTTTTTCTTAGGTAGGGTTAGATTCAGGACCCCGTTTTTATAAACCGCAGAGATCCGATCCTCTTCGATGGATTCGGTAAGAGTGAACGATCTTTTGTATTCTCCGGTTCTGAACTCGGAATATCGAAGTTCGCCTGGGATACTTTTGTCGGCGGTTTTACCAGAAATCGTCAGTTGATCCTTTTCAATTTGAACTTGGACTTCTTTTTCTTCCACACCGGGAAGATCCGCGAGAAGATAGATGTTTTCTTCATCGGAATATACGTCCACTCTCGGAGTCAGGACTCTGATCTTTTCCTTACGAACTTCTCCCGAAGTAGAATGTTCTTGAACGTTGGAATGATTTTCTTTGTTCAAAACTGCACTTGTCATAAACGATTCTCCTTTGTTATTTTGATTGAACTTGAATTTTACGCGGTTTAACGCTTTCACGAATCGGAAGAGTTAAGTGTAGAATTCCATTCTTAAATTCCGCCGTGGTTTTTTCCGGATCCACCTCTGCGGGAAGTTCGAGGGATCTCTGAAATTTTCCGTGAAATCGTTCCACCCGATTGGCTCCTAAATCCGATTTTGGGGCTCCGGAGATAACTTCTCCGCTGAGTCGGAGCTGGTTTCCGCTGACCGTAATATCCAAAGAGTCTGGATCGATTCCTGAAACGAGAGCGGTAATGGTGACTTGATCCGATCCTTTATGGATATTCAAAGCGGGATAAACGCTTCCTCCAGCCGCGACGAAGGGGTCCCAAAGACTGGCAAACTGATTCTGTAGTCTGTGAAGGTCTTCTATGATTCTAAATTCGTTGATCATTTTGATTTCCTCTATTAGCAATCTGAATATTAGAGTGCTAAATTGTTCAAAAAGTTCAAGTTTTTTTTTATTTTTTTAGCACTCTTTTTTTGTAAGTGCTAAGGAAGAAAAGAAAGGGAATCGGGGTCACCGTCCTGCATTCTATCTGTGTGGGAACTCCTGCATTCTATCTGTGTGGGAACTCCTGCATTCTATCTGTGTGGGAACTCCTGCATTCTATCTGTGTGGGAACTCCTGCATTCTATCTGTGTGGGAACTCCTGCATTCTATCTGTGTGGGAACTCCTGCATTCTATCTGTGTGGGAACTCCTGCATTCTATCTGTGTGGGAACTCCTGCATTCTATCTGTGTGGGAACTCCTGCATTCTATCTGTGTGGGAAATAAATTATTCTTAAAAAATTGAAGATTGGATTTAAAAAAGGATTCGGAGGTGCGGGGATGATTTGAAAAGAAGGTTTTGGGTCCGAGCGGCTTTGGGGAAAGGGGCTCTTATTTTCTTGGAGCCTCCCGATGGAAGCTCCAAGATTTTGGAAAAAGTGGAAGGCTTTGGAAAGAGTTTAGCTTATTTTTTTTTAGCTTTTTTCTTGGCCGATTTCTTTTTCGGGGACTTTTTCTTAGCCACCTTCTTCTTGCTTGCCGGTTTTTTCTTTGCGACTTTCTTCTTCACGGTCTTTTTCTTTTTAGGAGCCGCTTTCTTCTTTGCAGCTTTTTTCTTAGCGACTTTCTTTTTCGCGGCCTTTTTCTTTGCAGCTTTCTTAGTGGCAGCTTTTTTCTTCGCAGCTACTTTTTGAACTACGGTTTTATCTCCGTCATTCAAACGGAAGAAGGACCTTTCAAAGTCTCGATTCTTAAATGAAACCAAGGTGCGGCCGATCAATTCGTCGATATCGCTGGTCTCCAATCCTTCGTTTGCGGATTCGATAGAATCATAGGAAAGGTGGGCCAATCCGCAACGCAGATAACTCGTTAGTTTTTCTTGAGAAGCGCCTTGGCGGGCAAGGCCATGCAGCCATTCTCTCAGAATCTTTTCTCCGAGTTCGAAGTTTTGCTCCGGTTGAGCGGACTTTCCGGTTTTGCGAATCTCATCATTGAGTTTGTGGTGAACGAGCGAATAGTCTTCTTCGAAAGCTCTATCTAAGATACCATCTTCGATAAGCTTTGAGTCCAGTTTTTGGACAATAGCAGAGTCGGCCATAATGTTAGAATCTCCTGAAGTTACGGGGCAGAAATTGGATATACTTTGATCTTAGAATTCTTTATGCAAGAAAAAAGTGGTTCTTGTATCGAATTGGTTTTTGTTTTCTAATTTGCTAATAGACCTATGATTCATATTTACTCGGACATCGTTGTCTTTGAATGAGTTCGAAGATTCTCATTTCAATTTCGTAACACAACTTCGGTATCCACAACTCTCTATACCGAAAGTGTATGATCCTTTGTAAGCGAAACTTTTCGCTTTGGAAGTCTTTCCCGGTTGAGAGGAGATAATCTGTTCAATTATTGAACAAATTTCCTTGACTTTCTTTCTTTTCTCTACGGAATGAAAAGAAAGCCCCTGGGACTGACGCGGCGAAGCTATGTAAACTGGGTCCCTCTGGCGTTTCCTACGGTTTTAGCCCAAGTTAGCCTTGTTTCAAAACGTCTTCAAACTGTTAGGTTTTTGCATCTTTTCCCCCAAAGTTTTCCCGGTTCCGAACCTCAAAATGAAAGAAATCAATTCCCGGATTTTACTCATTCGTTGCCCGGATTCTTCGGGGTTGATCTATAAGATCACGGGATGTTTGTTTCAGATGGGCGCTAATATCGTCAACAATCAGGAATTCGTAGATTATCCCGCTTCCACATTTTTTATGAGGACCGAGTTCACAGGTCCGATCGACGAGAATATGCTTCTTTCTCAATTGAAGAATCTTCTGCCAGAAGGGAGCGATCTCAATCTTTCTCCGTTGCGAAAACCGAGAATCGCAATCTTAGTTACGAAAGAGGCGCATTGTTTAGGAGATCTTTTAATCCGTCATCGGTTTGGAGAATTGGATATGGAGTTGGTTGGAGTCGCCGGCAATCGTTCCGATCTCGAGGATTTGGTAAACGACTTTCATCTTCCGTTCACCTTGATTTCCACCGAAGACAGAAGCCGTGAAGAGCAGGAAAAAGAATTGGAAGAATACCTGACTTCTCTCGATCCCGATCTCATCATTCTTGCAAAGTATATGCGGATTCTTTCTCCCGAGTTTGTCCGAAAGTGGGACAAAAAGATCCTGAACATTCATCATTCTTTTCTTCCCGCTTTCAAAGGTGCTCGTCCTTATATGCAGGCCTATGAAAGAGGTGTGAAGGTTATCGGAGCCACGGCTCATTTCGTAACGGAGAATCTGGACGAAGGTCCCATTGTGGTTCAAGACGTGATTCCCGTGGATCACAGTTATGATCCGGACCGTCTTTTTCTCTTCGGCAGGGATCTTGAAAAGATCGTCCTGGCAAAAGCGCTGCGATTGCTCTTGGAAAGAAGAGTGATCCATTTTAAAAACCGAACCATCGTATTCGAATGATGAGACGAATTTGGATCAAGTTGAATAGTCTTTCTGGAAACAATCGCAATGGATGACGCGTTAAGACATAAAATTATGAAAATTCTCCAAGAGAATCCTGAGATCAATCAGAGAGAACTTTCTGATATTCTTGAGGTCAGTCTTGGAAAGGTAAACTATTGTCTAAAGGCTTTGATCGAAAAGGGCTGGATCAAAGCACGGAATTTTAAAAATAGCAAGAGTAAGTTGGCGTATGCTTATTTTCTCACTCCGACGGGGATCGAGGAAAAAGCAAAATTGACGGTCCGCTATCTCAAAATCAAATTAAAAGAATATGAAGAGATGGAAAAAGAGATTGAGGATCTAAAAAAAGAAATCGGCGAAGAATTAAATATTGGGACCAGAGACTGATATGGAAAAAAATTCGAGAATATTTGTAACCGGTCACAGAGGATTGGTTGGTTCGGCACTTGTAAAAGTGCTAAAAGACAACGGCTTCGAAAATCTGCTTTTAAGAACTCATTCCGAGTTGGACTTAGCCGATCAATTTCAGGTAGATCAATTTTTTAAGGTAGAGAAACCCGATTACGTTTTTTTGGCGGCGGCAAAAGTGGGCGGAATTATCGCGAATAATACGTATCCTGCAGAATTCATTTTTTCTAATTTACAGATTCAAAATAACATCATCGATTCCTGTCATAAAAACGGGACTCGAAAACTTCTTTTTTTGGGATCTTCCTGTATCTACCCTAAGTTTGCAATGCAACCGATGGACGAAGCACAACTGCTCTCCGGGAAATTGGAGCCGACCAACGAACCTTATGCTGTCGCAAAGATTGCCGGAATCGTAATGTGTCAAAGTTATAACCGTCAATATGGAACGAATTACATTTCCGTAATGCCTACAAATTTATACGGACCCGGAGATAACTATCATCCGGAAAATTCGC comes from the Leptospira sp. WS92.C1 genome and includes:
- a CDS encoding SCO family protein translates to MKEKILFVFVLIFGIGLGFFGWKEWRSKSNSQEPVFVSEWSTSSLKDTNNQEIVLGKIPGKLKLVYFGFSHCPDMCPRALLDMSAAVQELGSLGKDLTPIFISVDPERDSPELLSKYIKQFPGKRLIALTGDKSRLDSLQSAFGAISKKVSAPQLEGGYTVDHTVFLYVVDEQNRIIATYPGNTDGKILAKEIRRFL
- a CDS encoding DMT family protein gives rise to the protein MKTFLLLLCSNLFMTFAWYGHLKFFHGWSLPLTIFLSWGIALFEYILMVPANRIGYGEEGYSAFQLKILQEVITISIFIVFASLVLKEKIKWNHAVSFLLILGAVVFAFYEKSPSSQ
- a CDS encoding Hsp20/alpha crystallin family protein produces the protein MTSAVLNKENHSNVQEHSTSGEVRKEKIRVLTPRVDVYSDEENIYLLADLPGVEEKEVQVQIEKDQLTISGKTADKSIPGELRYSEFRTGEYKRSFTLTESIEEDRISAVYKNGVLNLTLPKKKPLTKKIEVRSE
- a CDS encoding Hsp20/alpha crystallin family protein, which encodes MNEFRIIEDLHRLQNQFASLWDPFVAAGGSVYPALNIHKGSDQVTITALVSGIDPDSLDITVSGNQLRLSGEVISGAPKSDLGANRVERFHGKFQRSLELPAEVDPEKTTAEFKNGILHLTLPIRESVKPRKIQVQSK
- the purU gene encoding formyltetrahydrofolate deformylase, translating into MKEINSRILLIRCPDSSGLIYKITGCLFQMGANIVNNQEFVDYPASTFFMRTEFTGPIDENMLLSQLKNLLPEGSDLNLSPLRKPRIAILVTKEAHCLGDLLIRHRFGELDMELVGVAGNRSDLEDLVNDFHLPFTLISTEDRSREEQEKELEEYLTSLDPDLIILAKYMRILSPEFVRKWDKKILNIHHSFLPAFKGARPYMQAYERGVKVIGATAHFVTENLDEGPIVVQDVIPVDHSYDPDRLFLFGRDLEKIVLAKALRLLLERRVIHFKNRTIVFE
- a CDS encoding MarR family EPS-associated transcriptional regulator, translating into MDDALRHKIMKILQENPEINQRELSDILEVSLGKVNYCLKALIEKGWIKARNFKNSKSKLAYAYFLTPTGIEEKAKLTVRYLKIKLKEYEEMEKEIEDLKKEIGEELNIGTRD
- a CDS encoding GDP-L-fucose synthase family protein, whose protein sequence is MEKNSRIFVTGHRGLVGSALVKVLKDNGFENLLLRTHSELDLADQFQVDQFFKVEKPDYVFLAAAKVGGIIANNTYPAEFIFSNLQIQNNIIDSCHKNGTRKLLFLGSSCIYPKFAMQPMDEAQLLSGKLEPTNEPYAVAKIAGIVMCQSYNRQYGTNYISVMPTNLYGPGDNYHPENSHVLPALIRRFHEAKKNQISEVVVWGTGKPLREFLFSEDLARACVFLMNSYEVQGETDGGQIVNIGSGIEVSIRELAETIKEVVGYEGKLIFDLTKPDGTPRKLLDVSKLHRMGWKHQVELKEGIRIAYQDFLNRNFG